The following coding sequences lie in one Heteronotia binoei isolate CCM8104 ecotype False Entrance Well chromosome 6, APGP_CSIRO_Hbin_v1, whole genome shotgun sequence genomic window:
- the LOC132574264 gene encoding uncharacterized protein LOC132574264, which yields MDVQYLKECLGNCLVEGLARVAERQPADPIDFLACWIYRYKQNLNAEEKRTIERAQLEQEREEALAELERIEKLKAEELQVAQKHEEQQKAFTERCCEKKTLGDSPEKSGVSDLPTVVEIDESHLNGKRTEGKGGNLPEENEATEFEPKVSVAGLDPGESHTAEGEAEEILQGVSDAVSLREALTEPIPEEELQQISDHKEGDQSELSEESENEDDTQTSGDTPDEKYKSSHDVNPNNSTVPSPVNSVGLTSE from the exons ATGGATGTACAATATCTCAAGGAATGCCTCGGGAACTGCTTAGTCGAGGGGCTCGCGCGAGTTGCTGAACGTCAGCCAGCAGATCCAATCGATTTCCTGGCATGCTGGATTTACAGATACAAGCAAAATTTAAATGCAGAAGAAAAG CGGACAATAGAGAGAGCCCAGCTGGAACAGGAACGAGAAGAGGCCCTGGCCGAACTGGAGAGGATAGAGAAGCTGAAAGCAGAAGAACTTCAGGTGGCTCAGAAACATGAAGAACAGCAGAAG GCTTTTACGGAGCGATGCTGTGAAAAGAAGACGCTTGGGGATTCCCCTGAGAAGAGTGGAGTGTCGGATTTGCCGACCGTGGTGGAAATCGACGAAAGCCATTTAAATGGG AAAAGGACTGAAGGGAAGGGCGGGAACCTTCCGGAAGAAAATGAGGCTACTGAATTTGAGCCAAAGGTCTCGGTAGCCGGGCTGGATCCAGGCGAATCACACACTGCAGAAGGTGAAGCTGAGGAGATACTTCAGGGGGTGAGCGACGCTGTCAGTCTCCGGGAAGCCTTGACCGAGCCCATTCCAGAGGAAGAACTTCAGCAGATTTCAGACCACAAAGAAGGAGACCAGTCGGAACTTTCGGAAGAGAGTGAGAACGAAGACGATACCCAAACCAGCGGCGACACTCCAGATGAGAAATACAAATCCAGTCACGATGTGAATCCTAATAACAGTACGGTCCCCTCTCCTGTTAATTctgtgggacttacttctgagtag
- the EXOSC3 gene encoding exosome complex component RRP40, with protein MAASAPSLAEERVGQVVLPGDVLLLPARPEGDGERLSLAPSGPQKGRLVCGPGLRRGGEGLLVTKGGILRFRGPAGQAGGGTGSGSGGTYWVDSQQKRYVPVKGDHVIGIVTAKAGDIFKLDVGGSEQASLSYLAFEGATKRNRPNVQVGDLIYGQFIVANKDMEPEMVCIDSSGRANGMGIIGQDGYLIKVSLGLIRKLLAPGCEIIQDLGQLYPFELVLGMNGRIWVKAKTTQQTLVVANILDACEHMTAEQRKQAVARLAES; from the exons ATGGCGGCAAGCGCGCCGTCTTTGGCCGAGGAGCGCGTGGGCCAGGTGGTGTTGCCGGGGGACGTGCTGCTCCTTCCCGCCCGGCCTGAGGGAGACGGCGAGCGGCTGTCCCTCGCTCCGAGCGGGCCTCAGAAGGGGCGGCTGGTGTGCGGGCCGGGGCTGCGGCGCGGCGGGGAAGGGCTGCTGGTCACCAAGGGCGGCATCCTTCGGTTTCGGGGTCCCGCCGGacaagcagggggagggaccggAAGTGGCTCCGGGGGAACCTATTGGGTGGACTCCCAACAGAAGCGG TATGTCCCAGTCAAAGGTGATCATGTGATAGGCATAGTGACTGCCAAAGCTGGGGACATATTTAAGCTGGATGTGGGTGGAAGTGAGCAGGCTTCTCTGTCCTACTTAGCCTTTGAAGGCGCAACCAAGAGAAACAGGCCAAACGTACAG GTGGGAGACCTTATCTATGGCCAGTTCATCGTTGCCAATAAAGACATGGAACCCGAGATGGTCTGCATAGACAGCAGTGGCAGAGCCAACGGAATGGGAATCATCGGACAAGATGGCTACCTGATTAAGGTTTCCTTAGGCTTAATAAGAAA ACTTCTGGCTCCTGGCTGTGAAATCATCCAGGATTTGGGACAACTTTACCCGTTTGAGCTGGTGCTGGGGATGAACGGAAGAATTTGGGTGAAGGCCAAAACAACCCAACAGACTCTCGTCGTGGCAAACATCTTAGACGCCTGCGAGCACATGACGGCAGAGCAGCGGAAGCAAGCCGTCGCCAGGCTAGCGGAGAGCTAA